CAGGGCCAATCCAGGTAAGTCCTTGACTTCTTTAAGCCCATCCATCTTTATGCTCAATCCCATAAAATCGACTCTTTCAGTTCGTTTGAGCTTAGTTTGAATCGATTCTTTCCATTCCTTTTTTGCTGGATCAGGAAAATTGCTCACATGCACATAGAGATCTTCTCCCCAGAAGGAATGCGTATCGGGAGAAGCTACATATCCCATGTTAGGGTTGTTCTGCATTCTTGGTTTTAGATAGTAAGTTTTACCTTCCTTTTCCACTTTGATTTGATAGAAGGTGTTTTCAGCATCAATATGCACTGTATCTCCAGCAGACAATACTTTTACCCCCTCTTGCCACACGCCTCTCTTTATAACCCTTACATCTTCCATCGTGGTACGATAGGCATCCTCAGGGCTAAAATGCACCCCCTCTTTCGTGCTCAACAATGCTCCCTGATAGGTGAATTTGTACTCGCCTAGATCTTTGGGCACATTCTGATTGAGCAAAGCATGCTCCTGAACGGTATGTTCAGGAAGTGTAGAATTGGGCGATGAAATGGTGATGTTTTTTGAGACGATTTTAGAATATCCGGAAGAAAACAAAATCCCCAAAAGCATCACTGCAAAACCAAAATGCATCAAAGGGCTCCCAATTCGCCATCGCTGAAGGCGAAAGACCTGAATGAAAGAAACACCAGTAGCACAAAGCATAAAAGAGGTGGAAATGACTAATAGGATATACCTCCAATCTGCTATACTCCCCACAAAAATCAAAAAGGCTGAAAGCACCAAACTAACCGTTGCTGGAAACAAAAAAACATCCTCCAAATCCCTATCCGCTCGTTTCCAATATAACAGCTGTGCCATTCCCATTACCAATCCGAAGAGGATAGCAAAACCAATCTGAAACTTGCTATAAAAAGCCACAGGATCTGCAGGAGGTGCCAAAGACAAATTCATACCAAAAGCATCCGAAATCGCAGAAAAAACCGGCATAGAGGTGGGTAGCAGGATCTGAAAGGCAGAAAGACAGAAAACCCCAATCCCTACAATCGTCCAATAGTCAAAAGACCGTATAGAAAACTCTCCTTCATTCGACACCATACTTTGGAAATCTCGCCAGCGATAGACCAGCAATCCTCCAGATAGAAGCAAGACAAAGAGCAGAAAGAAAACCAGTTGCCCAGACAATCCCAGATCGGTAAAAGAGTGCACGCTGCTGTCTCCTAATATGCCACTTCTTGTCAAAAAGGTGGAGTAGACCACCAGAATATAGGACATCAATACCAGTACTGTTGAAAAGAACAACCCTTTCTTTCGCTTGCTATAAATCATCAGGCCATGAACCGCCCCTAGTAAGACCAACCATGGAATTAGCA
This is a stretch of genomic DNA from Reichenbachiella ulvae. It encodes these proteins:
- the ccsA gene encoding cytochrome c biogenesis protein CcsA; this translates as MIGDIGHLMVVSALVSALVAAWCYSASTFADGVDAFQWKSLARKVFYFHVGSVVGAVAILFAILYGQHYEYQYAYKHSSSELPFYYILSCFWEGQEGSFLIWIFWNALVGLLLLHTAKIRESSAMMVLTAVQSFFLTMIVGVYITGEHRLGSSAFLLLKDTLNDPIYQIDAGFVPKDGTGLNPLLQNIWMVIHPPFIFLGFAICLVPFSYGVGALISGELKGWVRMAQIWSIAALGVLGLGIMMGAYWAYETLNFGGYWNWDPVENAVLIPWLVLLGAVHGLMIYSKRKKGLFFSTVLVLMSYILVVYSTFLTRSGILGDSSVHSFTDLGLSGQLVFFLLFVLLLSGGLLVYRWRDFQSMVSNEGEFSIRSFDYWTIVGIGVFCLSAFQILLPTSMPVFSAISDAFGMNLSLAPPADPVAFYSKFQIGFAILFGLVMGMAQLLYWKRADRDLEDVFLFPATVSLVLSAFLIFVGSIADWRYILLVISTSFMLCATGVSFIQVFRLQRWRIGSPLMHFGFAVMLLGILFSSGYSKIVSKNITISSPNSTLPEHTVQEHALLNQNVPKDLGEYKFTYQGALLSTKEGVHFSPEDAYRTTMEDVRVIKRGVWQEGVKVLSAGDTVHIDAENTFYQIKVEKEGKTYYLKPRMQNNPNMGYVASPDTHSFWGEDLYVHVSNFPDPAKKEWKESIQTKLKRTERVDFMGLSIKMDGLKEVKDLPGLALGSDDLALGAELLIDDGYQIYSATPIYLIKQGRIRLYSDEVQALGLRTRIESIDPKTGEIALRLDASQRDWITIKAKEFPHIQLVWIGTLILFIGAVLMVVSKIKEGKEASEEIMSISYKKENKEDWEDQAVSRSINTSI